The Toxorhynchites rutilus septentrionalis strain SRP chromosome 3, ASM2978413v1, whole genome shotgun sequence genome includes a region encoding these proteins:
- the LOC129779828 gene encoding uncharacterized protein LOC129779828, protein MDAKRELVISLFLKSFRPCDILKKLKQLGINERFIFRTIKRYKETGSWKILPKPGRKRTVRSPKAIKRVRERVRRNPAQSGRKMAKELGISQSTMKTILKDDLRLISYRKQRVHGLTEKQKAGRVQRCRQLLKRHGGCEILFSDKKLFLLQDHHNQQNDRIYAAHLSDFPRDKLAVQGFQNVSRVMVWGCFSKNLKVPLLFIEPGVKINTKYYIDNVLKNHLLPIVKKHYKKTPYCFQQDSAPSHQTKATQAWCEDNFPDFISSKEWPASSPDLNPLDFSAWGYMLGKLGSTKGLTVDTFKQRLEKVWNEMPQDIVRASCNAFQQRLRLVIKAKGERFELD, encoded by the coding sequence ATGGACGCAAAAAGGGAGCTTGTGATAAGTCTGTTCTTGAAAAGTTTTCGACCGTGTGATATCTTAAAGAAGCTGAAACAACTCGGAATTAACGAAAGATTCATCTTTCGTACCATCAAGCGATACAAGGAGACTGGTTCTTGGAAAATACTTCCCAAGCCTGGTCGTAAACGCACTGTGAGGAGTCCGAAAGCCATCAAACGAGTAAGAGAGCGAGTTCGACGGAATCCTGCTCAGTCTGGACGTAAGATGGCCAAGGAGCTGGGGATATCGCAGTCAACCATGAAGACTATTTTGAAAGATGATCTTCGATTGATTTCATACAGAAAACAACGGGTGCACGGTTTGACTGAAAAGCAGAAGGCTGGAAGAGTCCAAAGATGTCGGCAGCTGCTCAAGCGACACGGTGGTTGTGAAATTCTGTTTTCGGACAAAAAATTGTTCCTGTTACAGGATCACCACAATCAACAAAATGATCGGATATATGCAGCACATCTTTCTGATTTTCCACGGGACAAGCTGGCTGTTCAAGGATTCCAAAATGTTTCCAGGGTGATGGTATGGGGATGTTTCTCCAAAAATTTGAAGGTTCCCTTGCTGTTTATCGAACCTGGTGTTAAAATCAACACTAAATATTACATCGACAATGTTCTGAAGAACCATTTGCTTCCCATTGTCAAAAAACACTACAAGAAAACGCCATACTGCTTCCAACAAGATTCTGCACCGTCTCATCAGACAAAAGCTACACAGGCTTGGTGTGAGGACAATTTTCCTGATTTTATTTCTTCGAAAGAGTGGCCTGCCTCTTCGCCTGATTTGAATCCTCTCGACTTCTCTGCATGGGGTTACATGCTTGGCAAACTAGGGAGTACCAAAGGATTGACAGTGGACACTTTCAAGCAACGCTTGGAGAAGGTTTGGAATGAAATGCCTCAGGATATTGTGCGTGCCAGCTGTAACGCTTTCCAACAACGATTGCGACTGGTAATTAAAGCAAAGGGAGAAAGATTCGAATTGGACTAA